The Chamaesiphon minutus PCC 6605 DNA window CGATCTTAATTACGATCTTTCAGTCAACGAGCGGAAAACTCGTCGTTTGAGTCGTCGGGTTTCTCGTCTGGAGCGTAAAGAGAACGATGATTAAATACTTTCAATCATAGTTATTCAGCTTTCGTTAACGTTAGGATTGATAATTTTGCTACTGCAAAACTGTTTTGGTTCATCACTTCAAGCCCCGATGCTTATTGGGGCTTTTTTTTGTGCTGCTAACTCATTAGTAATCGCTATATTCGAGCCTTCTTGGCGATGCTTTATTCCTACCAATTTTGCAGTGGCAAAATTGCTCTAGTTGTTATTTTTCAAGCTTCAACCCTGGCATCAGTCTTAACAACTGGTGCTTTTTTGGTGCTTTCATTACTCACTTTATCCCCAGAAATTTATGACCTCTAACCCAGAAAACAAGTATCTCAGCCGCCAATATGCTGCCACAGACTTCTCGTTTCCCTACGTCCAAGGGCTGCGCGGGGAAGACCCCAAGCAGTACGGCTATTTCGTGCCCGTATCCCAAGCCAGTAAAGCAGGTTGGCGCGATTTAGATGCCGACAAACTTACCCAGTATGCCTACAACAACGGCAAAACTGAAGTCGGGATCTTATTTCAACAGCCGCGCATGGTGGTAACTCCCGTCTCTAGTTTGGGGATGTTCGACCGCAAGGCATCTCTCGAAGACGAAACCCTAGTCGTCATTGGCAAGTGGGATCGCCAGCATCAGGATGACGCAAATATCGGGAACTTCCAAATCTACTTGGTAATGTTCTTCGACGAACACAAGCAGCCACTCCACGACATTCCCTTGAAGTTAGTGGCTAAAGGCGCACAACAAGCGACTTTATCAGAGCAGTGGCAGCAATTTTGTGTAGCCGTAGCGCGGTGTCAGGCACAGGCGAACAAGGTCTTCTTTAGCCCTCGCAACGAAGTCTTTAATGCTTTGTGCTTGTTTCAACCTCACCTGATCCGCAAAAGTGTCGGGGAAACCATCAAATCTCCTGCCCTATATGTCGATGGTTACGTCGAGCCAACAGTTGATAACTGGCAAGATTTCTTTCTCGGCACCGATGAAGATCTCGCCGATATGGTGGTGGGCTTGATGAATCCGCGTTCCCGTCTGCTACTTGCCGATCCTACTGTTGGGGCAATTTCCCTTATTCCCGCTGCCGACCCACAGCCCCAAATCGAGGCTCAACCCGCTCATCCAACTGTGGGGAGTCCAGCTCTTGATTCTCATCCCGCCATCGATGTGCAGTCATCGACCGTTGCACCCACTCAAGGGGACGGTACCAATGGGGGTCGCACTTCCCAAATCGATACCGACGACATCGATAAAATTCCGTTCTAGATTCTTGCCGTCGTGATTGGGGTAACGTAAAGCCCCAATTGCTGCTGTCTGGGTGCGATTGTTTAATTCTTGCTGCGACCGTAGTGACAGAAATCGACAAGCAAAGTATCTCCCTTTGCTTGTCGATTTTGACGAGTCAATTGTTAACAACTACTCAACTTCTTGACTAAATATGTCTCCAAACATTATACCTAATCTCTCGCTTGGAAAATTTGATTTCGCCCAAATCGACTCGGCTGAAGCTGAGGAAATCGCACGGCTTGAGCAACTGATGCTCGACCGCGAGGACTACTATCAACTGGGTTACAGCTACTAGCAAGGGACGAGTGTAGCGACCTACCCACCAGAATCCTCACGACTGGCTAAGTTACCTATTCTACTGCTACCGCCAAGCTATCTCGACTTGGCGGTTTTTTGTTAACCACTATCACAATTTCAAACTCATGAAAACTGGACGAACCCTGGAAGAATTAGCTCGTGAGTTACTAGACCAACAAGAGTCTAAACGCGACTTTCACGCTCAAACTAAAACTTTGAACATGCTGCCAACTGGTCAATTTCGCCTGGAAACTAAAGACGAAGAGATCTTGATGCCAGCGACGGCACATGCTCATGCACAGATGGCAAGCAAATTTAACATCCCCAAAGTTTATTACGACCGAATGCTCAAGAATTCGCCCCAATTGCTGTCCCAAAACGTCAATCACTGGTTGGGTCAATCCGAAGACACTAGCTTGATTCGCAGCTTGCGAGGACAGATGCGCGCTGTTTTGAGCAATCGCTATCGGATCGTCGATCACCACGATATTTTAGCGATCGTACTGCAAGAACTTCAAGAAATGGGTGACGGGATGAAAATCGCCAGTTGTCAAGTCACCGATTCGCGGATGTACTTGAAGGTCATCAACACCAACATTGAGGAAGCAATCTCCGTCGGCGATCTTTGTCAAGCCGGATTCGTTTTATCAAATTCTGAGGTTGGTCTTGGAGCGATTTCAATTGAACCATTTGTGCTACGTCTGGCTTGCCTCAATGGTTTAATTTTGAAAGACCGTCGCCAACGCAAAAATCACGTTGGTCGTGTCAGCGAAAATAACGACCTATATGCCATCGACACTCTTCAAGCGATTGATGATGCCTTCAAGCTGCAACTACGTGACTTGGTACGGAATGCGGTAAGTATTACAACTTTTCGCGAAGCAGTCGAAGACTTACAACTCTCGCAAACTAGCCTCATCACTGGTAATCCGGTCAAAGCGGTCGAAGTGACAGCTAAGGTAATCGGACTTAATGAGCGCGAATCTGGGTCGGTGTTAAGCCATCTAATCCGCTCTGGCGACTTGAGCAAATTTGGGATGCTCAATGCTGTAACCCGTTCTGCCGAAGACGTTGAGCATTACGACCGTGCGACCGAGATCGAGCGGCTTGGCTCCGATGTGTTGTACCTGCCCTCAACCATTTGGCGCGAGGTTGCTACTGCCAGCTAATTAGCCGACGAGATCGCGCCACTGTGCTAACACGAATTTGAGCACAGTGGCGCGACATCTATCTCTCGATCGCTCGATCTGTATCACACAATACAAAAAAACATTTCGTTACAATGAAGGAGTAATATTTAAGTACTAGGCAAAGTGGAAGACTCAACCCAATCTGTCGTGCGTAGCGACGACAATTCTCACCTCAATCTTAATGTTGGCGACATTATTAAGTTTACCTTTGATAATCTTAATTCTGAGCGGTCTGAAAGTCTAACTGTCCAAGTTAGACTAATTCATAACTCCGGTGGTAAAGTTTATTATTATCTAGATCTGAATGGACTGATAGTTCCGACCGAAGATAATGCTGAATATTATCTAACTGGAGATAGATTTTATCTAAGTTTAGAGCTAGAACGTTGGCAATTTAATGTGACTAAAGTTTATTGTGAAGATAACGCTCCGGTATCGTATCCATTTAGGATTAATATATTTGACTTAGAAATTATCCGCAGGAGCTAAGTACCAAAATTATCTTGATCATCTTTGTTTTGCCAGCAGCTATGAATAGTTGCTGGCTTTTTTCGATCTAATTATACTCTAATAATCACTAATCTCATCAAATTATGCCATCACTAATTAATCTCGAATCACAACGCGATCGACTTGTCGAAGAAATTATGGAGCTTACTGAGTCAACTTCTAATGAAGGTATTCCAGACGCAACCGATCCCGAAGAACTAGTTGCCAAGTTTGAAGAGTTAGAAGCTGCCATTACCGATAAAGTCGATGCGATTGCAGCGGTTGTTGCCGCTCAAAAAGGCGATATTGCCTATCTTAAATCGCGCCGCGACGAATTTACTCGCATCATCGATCGTAAGGTCAAAGCACTAGAAAAATTCGAGAACTACCTCAAAGCGATTGTTACTAACCGACCCGATGCCCAGCTTAAAGGTCTTGACGCAACCATTAAGGTTGTCAAAAATGGTGGCGTTCAACCCATTTGGCTCAATCCAGATATCGAGGAGCGAAACTTTCCTCCCGATTTGGTCACGATTGCCACGACCTATAAGGTCGATCGTCAAGCCGTAGTGAAAAAGTTGGCTGAGTCTGGACAAGATAGTTTGATTGTTGATGGTAAACCGATTGCCACCGTGCAACCAAGGGGGACACATTTACGAATTGGTTGAACTGTCAACCTCTTTATCTTCATCTAGCCAGCGACTATTAATCGCTGGCTTTTTTGTGCCTTTATTCCTTATATTTTACAATCCGATCCGACCGCCTTGGTGGCGCGCTTTCGTCCGACCGCACCAGCCGTCAATTTATTACTGCTAGGACGACGACATACTGCTACCACATTTAAGACTGCGGTAGCAGTAGGGCTTTGATTTGCTTATTATTACGATCGCGAAAAATATGTCTTCAATTATCAGATCTGAAGAAAACGGCATCGAATTATTCACCATCCAAACTACTGGCGAGTCGGGAATGTCTCAAACTGGACTAGCTATTTTGTCAGGTGTTACGAAGCAAGCCATCAGTACGTTACTCAAGGGTTTAAAGCCGTCAAATCAAAGGCTTTCTGAATCATTACAAGCTTGGACTGATAAGGATTTGAGCCTGTCAAGCAACACGATTAAACAAGGTGGATCAGTTCAAGTTTTAAAATCCGAGTTTTGTGCGGCAGTCATCCAACACTATGCCTTTGCTGGGAATAAAACGGCTCAATTTTCACTGATGAAGTTTGCAGGGATGGGAATCGACAAGTGGATTCAACAACAGACTGGCTGGGACTCAACCTTGTCTAACCTTCAACATATCCTTCTACTCGCTCAAAATGCTCTAGAACAACATCAACAACTTGAAGTTCGTACCACGAACCTCGAAGAACTCGTCCATCAACACGACGGGGAAGTCGTTGGCGTAGCCGCTCCCTTGGAGCATCGCATCTTTCACCCAGACGGTACCTATTTTTCGATTCGCGGTTATGCCAATAAGCGATCGCGAAAGTTATCCAAGAAGGAAGCCAGCGATCTTGGACGTGCCGCCACCAAAATGTCTCGCCAACGGGGAGTAACGATCGACAAACTCGAAGATTCGCGCTACGGAGCAGTCAACGTCTACCACGAATCAATCTTAGCTCAGGTTTTCAATAGCCCATCACCTTCAAAATAACTAACTTTGAGCGAAGGATATTGCGGCTGTAGCCGCAGTGTTTTGGAATCAATTAGGAGCAAAATCATGTGCAAACAAAAAGTAAGTTGTGCCAATTGCCTGTACGGGGACTACTGGCATGAGCCGGACAATTGCGACTCTCCCGAAGAGTTTGGCTTTGACTGTAGCTATCCCGTCCTTGGCTCAAAGCTAGTTCGCAAATCTCGAACTAACTGGCATATCGACGAAGACGAGGAGTTAGTCGCAGAATGTCTGGATTATCTACCGGAAACCATTGCATCTTCAGTCTTAGAAACTTCAGCTTAATCGTTGGCGTTGGCGAAGCCTCTCGTTGGCGTAGCCTCTCGAAGAGAAGAGAAGCCTCTGGCGAATAAGAATCGCTATCTAAATTCACTAATATAGCACCAGCTCTTAACTGCCGTTGGTGCTTTTTTGTTCACCTATTATTACTCAAAATCATGCGGACAGTAACAGCACGAGATTTAGCTTGTTTGGATGAGGTCGTTGTTAGTATTTTCCGGTTAATCGGTAATCATCGAAAGTTGAAAGTAATGTTCGGAGCTTCTAGCTTTGTTAAAGGATATTTTTATGACACAGATCGTCCAGGCGTACAATTCAATTTTCCTCGGAGCAATCAAATTAACTGTTGTCAGATAGTTCTAAATCGGCAAACTGATGAGTACTGCCTTGTATTTCTAGATGTTAAAGATTCACAGTTTTTCGAGCGAGGTAACTACCAAAATCTTCCACTCGCAAATGTCCGCAGTGTGTTTGAAGAGGTAACTGGACTTTATCTGAGCTTCTAGCTTGAACTACTTTGATAAAGCCTTGTCTAACTAAGTAGACAAGGCTTTTTAGTCCCTAATATCAATTTAATAATTATGACTAAAGATATTGATTGGCAAGTGTGTATCGGATTGCTGACTCGTTGTTACCGCAATCTCAACACAGGAAATATGTCGTTAACCCAACAAATTAACAAGTCATGGATACTCATCGGGCACACCGATAATTTAGTGATTAAATATCCACGATTCTACGTTTCCGAACGCGGACGGCAACGGGTTTTAAAGGATAAATGTAAAAACGTACACGCATATTGTGAAGGTGTTTTAAGTAGCCCCAGCTTGCCCACTCTTCCACCTCTAAAGGAAATACATTACTGTCCCTACTCTCAATCCTACTTTTCGTGGAAAGAGACAGGGACTCCAATTGTTAGAGCAGATTTGATTATTGTAATCGACAATCAGGTGCTTTGTACGACCGATGTTCGACAACCTCAGCTATCACTATTTTAACCGAATATATGTACAAATTTTACATCGGTTGGCATCAAATTAATGCTGGCAATAGCAGTACGAAGCACTTCGACAGGTGTTTAATCTCTGCCAATTATCCTGCTGTATAAATATTGCCAGTAATTATCGCTAATTGCTGGCTTTTTGTGCCCATTTATTATCATACTCATCAAATTTATGACTATTTCCAATATCGATGGACAATTAACTCTAGATTTCTCCGTTCCTGCCAACTGTCCCCCACCCAATTCCAACTTAGCCGATAAGTTACAAAGGTTGGCGGAGGCGATGGACACAACGATTTCGTCCAAGCTAAGTCCTTCGATCTCCCACCAAAACATTACCGCCCGTCGCTCGCGCATTGCTGCACTTATGCGCGAAGATGGACGACGGCTCCAACTCATTCAGAGTTGGTTGATGGGACTTGCCATTCGACATCGCGATGGTACCTGCCCTAGCCAGCTCTCCCAAATTAGCAATCGCAGGCATCTCGACTCCTTTGCTTCTATTTTTCATTGGCAAAAAGAAGGAGCAAAATCGCTCGAATATCTCTATACAGGATTCGATCGCGGTCATGAAATCGCTCAAAAGCTGGGAGCTGTCGGTATCCATAGTGCTAGCGCGGCTCTAGCAGCGGTCGAACTACTAGAAGGTTTGGGTAATCCTACTGCTCGACAACCCGATCCGATTGGCGAACGGGTCGATGCACTGCGACGAAAAGCGATCTATCAACAGGTGCCCGACTTCTACCCGACCCCAGGCGAGATCGTCGCTCGAATGCTGCAACTCGCTAACGTCCAGCCCCATCACCGCTGCCTCGACCCGGAGGGCGGAGCTGGCGATCTTTGCGTTGCGCTGCGGGACTTGGGAGTCGAAAACATCGATTGCTTCGAGCTGAACGCGGTTTTGGCTGAAGCTCTGACCCTGCTTGAATTCCCCCTGCTGGGGCGAGACTTTCTTTCCGCTACCCCTCGCCCGATCTACGAGCGGATAATAATGAATCCGCCTTTTGGCGAAGATGCCCACATCGACCATATTCGTCATGCTTACGATTGGTTGGCTCCTGATGGGGAGCTAGTGGCGGTGCTGCCATTGGAACATCCCAGTCGTATCAAAAAACGTCGCCAGTTTTCGGAGTGGCTTAATGAATTAGGAGCCGATCGTTACTCCAATCCTCCAAAAGCCTTTACCAAAGGCGATCGTTATTGTGCGGTAGAGACGCAGCTAATCCACATTTGTCGTTGAGATATTATGCAAAATCCTTTCCAGTACAAAACCAGATTTGGCTTATATCGAGCAACTATCCGCGCGATGGATGAACTATCTACAACGAAAAGAGCGTGGTGGATTCGTCAGGCTTTGTTTCATTGCGATCGAGAGTTTCCCGACTTCTCGGAGCAGTTAAGAGAATTGATTTACAGACCTGCAACCTTGGAAGATTTGACTCGCTCGAATGAAATAAAAAATTAATCCGCGAACAAATAGATCTATTCAGATAAAGCCAACCCGTACACCGCAAGTTTACTGGTTGGCTTCATTCGTATATTAATTAAGATTGCACCATGTATGCAGCAACAGCAACGATTTGTGTGGCGATAGAAAAGCTCAAGCAGTTTCCAGGAAGTATGGACGATCCGTTATTAATTGAAGCCCGCTCCGAGCTAGAGATTGCTCGAAACCTCCTTGAAAGCCGCTGGCAAATTTGGAACTCTATCTATTGGCGGAGAGCTAATGCCGCCACTAAACGCAGCGTTAAAGCTAAACTAGAAGGGTTAGCTTTTGATGCTCTGGCTGGGGTAACTAACGCGGGAAGACTTCTCAATCGATATGTAGATACCGTTGGCGTTCTTGATGAGAAGATATCACTTTGGAGCGAGATTATTCACTGCTTGCATAATGCTTATCGCTGGATTTCTGAAAGTTATTACTACGATTGTTTGTGCAAACAGCTAAAATTGTCGATAGCTCTAGAGTCTAATTAGTTAGTATTTGTTCGAGCTGTAACTAATCCATAAGCGGATTTAAAGGTAGCGCGAATCCGACCGCCTTGGTGGCGCGCTTCGCGATCGCCAGTAACTTGAAAACGGAGCCGATCCGCATCGGAGGTTTCGGCTGGCAAAAACCGCAGCCTCCCCGGACAGGGGCACGGGTTTAGTTGTCCTGATCTCCATAAACTTATATTTCGTAATGCTATAATTGATATAATCATTGCTTCAAAACTTGATAGTAATTAATTGATGTAAGGAGAAATGAAATGGGTTATAAATCAAAGCTGAAACAACTGAAGCGACAAAAGCAAAGTAATTCTAGTACTAATGATTGGGCAAAAGATCTGAATATTATCACTGTCGATGTGAATGATAATAATTGGCTATTTCGCTATGGCATCCCCTTTGATTCAAATGCCAAACTTATTCATCAAGGCAGTCTCGATTCCTGTATTGATGCTGCCCGTAAAGAAATTCCTACTCTTCACCTAGAACAAAGAGAACAAATGCGGAAGCATTGCGGAGAATTTGGCATCCTTGAAGGTGGTGGTTGGCATATTATTTATAAGCCGTTATCCGAAAAAGATAACGAGCCGTGGGATCGAAAAGATGTCGATAAGCTCAACGCTGCGATTGCCTCCGTTAATCCTAATTCTACAGATTTTAATTGAATAGTTGAGATTGCTGAACCCATGTCCCTGCGGGGCGGCTGGTTTTTGACTGTTGACGCGGACGACTGCCCTAACTACGAAGGAAATCGCTAGTGTCCGCCTCAACCAGTCACCGCTTGCGCTAAAACCAGCTAGTAGTGTAGCTTTATGGGGTCGGTACAGATTTTTTTAGATCGGACATCAAAAAAAACAATTTCAATCTCAATTAAGCATTCTCACTAAGGTGTCTAAATTGACGCTTACTGATGCGATACATTAAACATAGCCGCTAGAATCGTCAGCGACCAAGACATTGACAATAACGTCAACCCCGTCAAAACAATAATAGTTTTATTATTGCTTTTGACGACCTTTTGTAATTGCTCGATCGCTTGCTCATGTTCGGCAATCACCTTAGTTTGTGTAACACAAGCCTCTGATAATCTTTCGAGTAGATCGATACATCTTTCGGTTTGAGATTCCTTACTTTCATCTAACTTCGATACTGCCTGATGAACGATCGAGATCATCTCGACTAGTTCATCCCTTGTCGGGTTAGAACTAAACCTGCGATTTTTCTCATTTGATACATCGTAGTCAGGATCTTTTTGACTCGACTCTAAGTATTCTCTAAGTTTATCTTCTGATATTTTGAATTCGTCTTTTGGCGAATTGTCTTCCATTTTAATTATTCAAAATTAAAGCTTGTCATTGAAAATAATCTCCGCAGCTATCAGCTCGCCCGTGTGAAATCGATAATTTCCCATCTACTTCGACAACATTAAAATCGCTCAACGGTCTTGGTGAACTTCCACGGCAATGATATCTTACCCTGAAAGATTAGCTCGGTTTCTCTTGATTTGAAACTAGTTATCATTACATCGATAAACGATTCTATTTATCGCTCTCTACTTGTTTTAATCTAAATCAAAGATCGAGACTTGAATTTAAAAATACTACAATTAATTGATTAGTAATCTTATAATCGAAAAGAGTGATGACTGAATTAGCCATCACACCAAAAAAGTATTTTCAATGACTATTATAGATGAAATTACGTGGCGATCGCGTACCTGGTAGGAGTGGTACTCTCTA harbors:
- a CDS encoding DUF932 domain-containing protein is translated as MKTGRTLEELARELLDQQESKRDFHAQTKTLNMLPTGQFRLETKDEEILMPATAHAHAQMASKFNIPKVYYDRMLKNSPQLLSQNVNHWLGQSEDTSLIRSLRGQMRAVLSNRYRIVDHHDILAIVLQELQEMGDGMKIASCQVTDSRMYLKVINTNIEEAISVGDLCQAGFVLSNSEVGLGAISIEPFVLRLACLNGLILKDRRQRKNHVGRVSENNDLYAIDTLQAIDDAFKLQLRDLVRNAVSITTFREAVEDLQLSQTSLITGNPVKAVEVTAKVIGLNERESGSVLSHLIRSGDLSKFGMLNAVTRSAEDVEHYDRATEIERLGSDVLYLPSTIWREVATAS
- a CDS encoding siphovirus Gp157 family protein: MPSLINLESQRDRLVEEIMELTESTSNEGIPDATDPEELVAKFEELEAAITDKVDAIAAVVAAQKGDIAYLKSRRDEFTRIIDRKVKALEKFENYLKAIVTNRPDAQLKGLDATIKVVKNGGVQPIWLNPDIEERNFPPDLVTIATTYKVDRQAVVKKLAESGQDSLIVDGKPIATVQPRGTHLRIG
- a CDS encoding SAM-dependent methyltransferase; its protein translation is MTISNIDGQLTLDFSVPANCPPPNSNLADKLQRLAEAMDTTISSKLSPSISHQNITARRSRIAALMREDGRRLQLIQSWLMGLAIRHRDGTCPSQLSQISNRRHLDSFASIFHWQKEGAKSLEYLYTGFDRGHEIAQKLGAVGIHSASAALAAVELLEGLGNPTARQPDPIGERVDALRRKAIYQQVPDFYPTPGEIVARMLQLANVQPHHRCLDPEGGAGDLCVALRDLGVENIDCFELNAVLAEALTLLEFPLLGRDFLSATPRPIYERIIMNPPFGEDAHIDHIRHAYDWLAPDGELVAVLPLEHPSRIKKRRQFSEWLNELGADRYSNPPKAFTKGDRYCAVETQLIHICR
- a CDS encoding DUF5895 domain-containing protein, whose product is MTSNPENKYLSRQYAATDFSFPYVQGLRGEDPKQYGYFVPVSQASKAGWRDLDADKLTQYAYNNGKTEVGILFQQPRMVVTPVSSLGMFDRKASLEDETLVVIGKWDRQHQDDANIGNFQIYLVMFFDEHKQPLHDIPLKLVAKGAQQATLSEQWQQFCVAVARCQAQANKVFFSPRNEVFNALCLFQPHLIRKSVGETIKSPALYVDGYVEPTVDNWQDFFLGTDEDLADMVVGLMNPRSRLLLADPTVGAISLIPAADPQPQIEAQPAHPTVGSPALDSHPAIDVQSSTVAPTQGDGTNGGRTSQIDTDDIDKIPF